The Apus apus isolate bApuApu2 chromosome 20, bApuApu2.pri.cur, whole genome shotgun sequence genome includes a region encoding these proteins:
- the LOC127393037 gene encoding transcription factor HES-5-like produces the protein MAPSNTLMIHMEEKLLPKEKNKLRKPVVEKMRRDRINSSIEQLKLLLEKELQRHQPNSKLEKADILEVAVTYLKQQSQLQDQTFIHKSLEQEFNSGYLRCLKEALHFLSYYEPKKETQVQLIKHFCKSQIGTDVMYSPALRSPPLSPCLFARKQPAQKTVGSAPTIWRPW, from the exons ATGGCTCCCAGTAACACTCTCATGATTCACATGGAGGAGAAACTGCTgccaaaagaaaagaataaa CTGAGGAAGCCAGTGGTGGAGAAAATGCGCCGTGACCGGATTAACAGCAGCATCGAGCAGctgaaactgctgctggagaaggagcttCAGAGACACCAGCCCAACTCCAAGCTGGAAAAAGCTGACATCCTGGAAGTGGCTGTCACGTACCTGaaacagcagagccagctgcagGACCAAA CATTCATTCATAAGAGTCTAGAGCAGGAGTTCAACAGCGGATACCTGAGGTGCCTCAAGGAAGCCCTGCATTTTCTGTCCTACTATGAACCCAAGAAGGAAACACAAGTGCAGCTGATAAAGCATTTCTGCAAATCTCAGATAGGTACAGATGTCATGTACTCCCCTGCTCTGCGCAGTCCACCCCTGTCACCCTGTCTGTTTGCCAGAAAGCAACCAGCCCAGAAGACTGTGGGTTCTGCTCCTACCATCTGGAGACCTTGGTAG